From Pan troglodytes isolate AG18354 chromosome 9, NHGRI_mPanTro3-v2.0_pri, whole genome shotgun sequence, the proteins below share one genomic window:
- the LOC466428 gene encoding LOW QUALITY PROTEIN: olfactory receptor 5P1-like (The sequence of the model RefSeq protein was modified relative to this genomic sequence to represent the inferred CDS: inserted 2 bases in 1 codon), with the protein MSSMVYPCKDDLEQFTKMEIGNHTTVTEFIILGLTEDPTLCDIFFVIFLGIYIVTLIGNISIIXRSCSQLHTPMYLFLSHLAFVDIGLSTVVTPIMLMGFLRCGTALPVTSCEAQLCSVVMFGTSECFLLATMAYGRYVAICSPLVYSTHLSPRICILLVGVCYLGGCVNASTFTSCLLSLSFCGPNQIDHFFCDFSPLSKLSCSNISIPEIIPSISSGSIIVVTVFAIAISYIYILITILKMRSTEGRHKAFSTCTSHLAAGNCQNIFLGSICSISDDP; encoded by the exons GAACAATTCACAAAGATGGAGATTGGAAACCATACCACAGTGACAGAGTTTATTATTTTGGGGTTAACTGAGGATCCTACACTTTGTGAcatcttctttgtgatatttctaGGAATCTACATTGTCACCTTAATAGGCAATATCAGCATAAT AAGAAGCTGTTCCCAACTTCACACTCCCATGTACCTGTTCCTCAGCCACTTGGCTTTTGTGGACATAGGGCTTTCCACAGTAGTCACACCTATAATGCTTATGGGATTCCTAAGATGTGGAACAGCCCTCCCTGTCACTAGCTGTGAAGCCCAGCTCTGTTCTGTAGTCATGTTTGGGACGTCTGAATGCTTCCTACTGGCGACCATGGCCTATGGTCGCTATGTGGCCATCTGCTCACCCCTGGTGTACTCCACCCACTTGTCCCCCAGAATCTGCATCCTCTTAGTGGGGGTTTGCTACCTGGGTGGATGTGTGAATGCCTCAACATTTACTAGTTGTTTATTGAGTCTGTCTTTCTGTGGACCAAATCAGATAGATCATTTTTTCTGTGATTTCTCTCCTTTGTCGAAACTTTCCTGCTCAAATATCTCCATTCCTGAAATTATCCCTTCCATCTCTTCTGGATCTATCATTGTGGTCACAGTATTTGCCATAGCCATCTCCTACATCTACATCCTCATCACCATCCTGAAGATGCGCTCCACCGAGGGGCGCCACAAGGCCTTCTCCACCTGTACCTCCCACCTCGCTGCAGGCAACTGTCAGAATATATTCTTAGGATCAATTTGTAGCATTTCAGACGACCCATAA
- the OR5P2 gene encoding olfactory receptor 5P2 yields the protein MNSLKDGNHTALTGFILLGLTDDPILRVILFMIILCIYLVTISGNLSIIILIRISSQLHHPMYFFLSHLAFADMAYSSSVTPTMLVNFLVERNTISYLGCAIQLGSAAFFATVECVLLAAMAYDRFVAICSPLLYSTRMSTQVSVQLLLVVYIAGFLIAVSYTTSLYFLLFCGPNQVNHFFCDFAPLLELSCSDISVSTVVLSFSSGSIIVVTVCVVAVSYIYILITILKMRSTEGHHKAFSTCTSHLTVVTLFYGTITFIYVMPNFSYSTDQNKVVSVLYTVVIPMLNPLIYSLRNKEIKGALKRELVRKILSHDACYFSRTSNNDIT from the coding sequence ATGAATTCCCTGAAGGACGGGAATCACACTGCTCTGACGGGGTTCATCCTATTGGGCTTAACAGATGATCCAATCCTTCGAGTCATCCTCTTCATGATCATCCTATGCATCTACCTGGTGACCATATCTGGTAATCTCAGCATAATTATTCTTATCAGAATTTCTTCTCAGCTCCATCATCCTATGTATTTCTTTCTGAGCCACTTGGCTTTTGCTGACATGGCCTATTCATCTTCTGTCACACCCACCATGCTTGTAAACTTCCTGGTGGAGAGAAATACAATCTCCTACCTTGGATGTGCCATCCAGCTTGGTTCAGCGGCTTTCTTTGCAACAGTCGAATGCGTCCTTCTGGCTGCCATGGCCTATGACCGCTTTGTGGCAATTTGCAGTCCACTGCTTTATTCAACCAGAATGTCCACACAAGTCAGTGTCCAGCTACTCTTAGTAGTTTACATAGCTGGTTTTCTCATTGCTGTCTCCTATACTACTTCCCTCTATTTTTTACTCTTCTGTGGACCAAATCAAGTCAATCATTTTTTCTGTGATTTCGCTCCCTTACTTGAACTCTCCTGTTCTGATATCAGTGTCTCCACAGTtgttctctcattttcttctggATCCATCATTGTGGTCACTGTGTGTGTCGTAGCCGTCTCCTACATCTATATCCTCATCACCATCCTGAAGATGCGCTCCACTGAGGGGCACCACAAGGCCTTCTCCACCTGCACTTCCCACCTCACTGTGGTTACTCTGTTCTATGGGACCATTACCTTCATTTATGTGATGCCCAATTTTAGCTACTCAACTGACCAGAACAAGGTGGTGTCTGTGTTGTACACGGTGGTGATTCCCATGTTGAACCCCCTGATCTACAGCCTCAGGAACAAGGAGATTAAGGGGGCTCTGAAGAGAGAGCTTGTTAGAAAAATACTTTCTCATGATGCTTGTTATTTTAGTAGAACTTCAAATAATGATATTACATAG